Proteins encoded within one genomic window of Streptomyces sp. NBC_01314:
- a CDS encoding DedA family protein, giving the protein MQAESMSGAPLWIIGLMDLLGAPGAGLAVALENLFPPIPSEVVLPLAGFAASTGQMSLLAALLWTTAGSVVGALALYGVGAVLGRDRTVAIAARLPLVKVSDIERTEAWFLRHGTKAIFFGRMIPVFRSLISVPAGVERMPLPVFTLLTTLGSALWNTAFVLAGYFLGANWTEVTAIASTYSKIVLVGAALAVLAFTLVRFLKRDRSSHRQGARGSDTCGSAARARQATTNPQPETHRTRTLRPAQSPRPRVNAPARPAGTPAESAPPPAHPAQEGH; this is encoded by the coding sequence ATGCAAGCGGAGTCGATGAGCGGCGCGCCTCTGTGGATCATCGGTCTGATGGATCTGCTGGGCGCGCCGGGCGCGGGCCTCGCCGTCGCGCTGGAGAACCTCTTCCCGCCGATACCCAGCGAGGTCGTCCTGCCCCTCGCCGGTTTCGCCGCGAGCACCGGGCAGATGAGCCTCCTGGCCGCGCTGCTGTGGACCACCGCGGGCTCCGTGGTCGGCGCCCTCGCCCTCTACGGCGTCGGCGCCGTCCTCGGCCGCGACCGCACGGTCGCCATCGCCGCCAGGCTGCCCCTGGTCAAGGTCTCGGACATCGAGAGGACGGAGGCCTGGTTCCTCAGGCACGGCACCAAGGCGATCTTCTTCGGCCGCATGATCCCCGTCTTCCGCAGCCTGATCTCCGTACCGGCCGGCGTGGAACGCATGCCTCTGCCCGTCTTCACCCTGCTCACCACCCTGGGCAGCGCCCTGTGGAACACGGCCTTCGTCCTGGCCGGCTACTTCCTGGGAGCCAACTGGACGGAGGTGACGGCGATCGCCTCGACGTACTCGAAGATCGTCCTAGTAGGAGCAGCCCTGGCGGTTCTGGCATTCACACTGGTCCGCTTCCTGAAAAGGGACCGCAGCAGCCACCGTCAAGGGGCGCGGGGCTCTGACACATGCGGCTCCGCCGCGCGGGCGCGACAAGCCACGACGAACCCGCAGCCCGAAACGCACCGCACCCGCACCCTCCGACCGGCACAGTCACCCCGCCCCCGGGTCAACGCTCCCGCGAGGCCCGCAGGAACTCCCGCAGAATCCGCTCCCCCGCCAGCACACCCCGCTCAGGAAGGGCACTGA
- a CDS encoding zinc ribbon domain-containing protein, translating into MPRYEYRCRTCGDTFELSRPMAESSAPADCPGGHSDTVKLLSTVAVGGSAAASAPAPRAGGGGGCCGGGCCG; encoded by the coding sequence ATGCCTCGCTACGAGTACCGCTGCCGGACCTGCGGCGACACCTTCGAACTGAGCCGCCCGATGGCCGAGTCGTCCGCCCCCGCGGACTGCCCCGGCGGCCACTCCGACACGGTCAAACTTCTGTCGACGGTCGCCGTCGGGGGCTCGGCCGCCGCGTCGGCACCCGCGCCCCGGGCGGGCGGTGGTGGCGGATGCTGCGGCGGCGGCTGCTGCGGTTGA